GGCCAGTGAGACAATAAATCCGTTATTTTTTTCCATACTTTTTTTTTACCACCTTTTGATTCCTCGCGGAAAATTTAAAATTATTTTCAAATAAGACACACTTGGAAAATGTCCCCAAAGAATCGATTATCAAGATCGAAAGGGATTCACAAAGGATTGACAAAAAGACGGGAAGGAGGAAAATTATTAACGGTGGCTTAGACTGATATCGCGCTAATGACTTCTCTTGCGCACCTTGGAGAAAAAGAGGTCGTTAAGCGCTTAATGAGTGAAATTAGTAGCACGGCTGCCATCGGTCCAGGCGATGACGCTGCAGCAATCGATATGGGCGATTACTACCTTGTCTTAAGTACTGATCTGGTCTCGGAAAAGACACATAAACCAAAGGAAATGACATATCGACAGCTCGGTTGGTCTGCAGCCGCCGTAAACTACAGCGATATTGCAGCGATGGGAGCTAAACCGATCGGCATCCTCCTTTCATTCGGATTGCCAAAGGAATTGGAATACGAAAACTTGAGCGAGATGATAAGGGGTGTTAGGGAATGCTGCGATACGGTGGGCGCAACAATTTTAGGTGGGGATACAAAGGAAACATCGGAGATAACACTGGTGGGTACTGCAATCGGGGTCGTCGGAAAGAATGAAATTCTATTAAGAAGAGGTGCCAAGCCAGGAGATCTCCTCGCCGTTACTGGTACACTGGGGCTTGCGGCAGCAGGATATTTCGCTTTGAAGAATGGCTTTAGGTGCGCCAAATGCATCAAAGCGCTGCTCGAGCCGATGCCGAGAGTTAAAGAAGGGTTGATACTTTCATCATCTGGATTCGTAACTTCTTGCATCGATATTTCGGACGGTCTGGCATTTTCATTGAGACATTTATCAGAGGCAAGTGGCGTTGCATTCGAGGTTGAATGGGGGGAAATTCCTGTTGATTCCTCCGTGTACAGGATTGCGAAAGCATCGAAAATCGATGAGGAGGAACTTGTACTTTATTTCGGCGGCGATTATCAACTCCTCTTCACAATTAATCCGGCTGGCTGGAATATATTGAAAAAGCGCCTCGGATCGAAAATATCAGTAATTGGAAAAGCCATT
This region of Methanomassiliicoccales archaeon genomic DNA includes:
- the thiL gene encoding thiamine-phosphate kinase, translating into MTSLAHLGEKEVVKRLMSEISSTAAIGPGDDAAAIDMGDYYLVLSTDLVSEKTHKPKEMTYRQLGWSAAAVNYSDIAAMGAKPIGILLSFGLPKELEYENLSEMIRGVRECCDTVGATILGGDTKETSEITLVGTAIGVVGKNEILLRRGAKPGDLLAVTGTLGLAAAGYFALKNGFRCAKCIKALLEPMPRVKEGLILSSSGFVTSCIDISDGLAFSLRHLSEASGVAFEVEWGEIPVDSSVYRIAKASKIDEEELVLYFGGDYQLLFTINPAGWNILKKRLGSKISVIGKAIDGKENILIKNDAKVKLEDRGYEHFR